GGTCAGCGGCCGCTTCGGACACCCTGCGTCTTTGAGGATCTCGTTCACCCGACCCGCTCTGTCGTCGTGACCGCTCATGAGCGCCGTACCGGTTTTACCGGGCGCGAACCACCGGCCCACGGTCTTCTGCCCCGTCCGCGGAACTACCGGTGGCGGAAGCTCCTGACGCAGCTTCTCCACCAAGCCCTCGCGCCATCCCCTGCCGCCAGGCTGCGGCTGAGGCGACGGAGCCCCCGCAGACCTGTCGGCAACCCCTCCGCTGGCCCCGACCCCGGCCTCGGCGAGCCGGGCCACGTAGCCTTCCAGCTTCGCCGACGCCAGGCCTGCCAATTGGTCTGCTGTGGCGATGCCCTGGCCGGACTGGCTCAGCACGCGCAGCGCCTGGCCCACCTCACGGGCGTGCGAGCCTTGCCTCGCCTGTGTCAACGCCTGACCGGCTTCCTCAACCGACTGGCGCGCCCGCAGAAGATGCTTCCGGGCTGTCGCGATCTTCCCCACGACCGCCGCGACGCTCTGGACCAGCTCCTCGACCGACACCGCGGCGCCACCCCCTTGGCCTGCCCAAGATCACGGCAGCAGAAGGCCCCGCGTTCTCGCGCCTCCGGGAGCCATCTCAACCAAGAGACATCATCCGTGTCCCCAAGCCAAGACGACGTCACTCACAAGACGGAACCGGGGGAGCAGCCCCGACCTCTGCTCCCCCGGCCCCTCGCACGCTCTACCTGGTCGGCGGAGCAGGACTGGTCGGCGAAGTCGGCTTCGCCGGAGCCGACGAAGTCGGCTTGGCCGGTGCGCTGGAAGGAGCACTCGACGGAGTCACCGGCTTCGGGATCGCCGCGGCGAACGGCACCCCGGCCTCCTCGTGGCAATACCCGAGGTAACCGTTGTAGCCGTCGCGGTTGCCGTTGCCGTCCTGCACGCCCTGGACGAGGTGCGGGCGCGGGAAGCGGTTGTCCTCGCCGACCTTCGAGCGGGTGCCGGTGTCCTGTTCGCAGCCGTAGCGCGTGACGGTCAGCGGCCGGCCCTGGTCGTCGTAGAGGTAGACGTCCGTGAGCGGCTTGCCGGAAGCGTCGAAGGCGTAGACGTTGTCGACGTCCTCGTTCCCGTACCGCAGCTGCTGATTGCCGTAGGTGTCCGTGGACGGCGACGAGTACGACGTCGTGTCCGGGTAGTACGTGCGGTGCGTGATCAGGTCGATCGCCGCGCCGAAGCCGCCGAACGCCCCGCCGATCACGAAGGCCGACACCGGCACCGCGATCCACAGCAGCCTCCGGTCATTGGCCGTCTTCGGGCCGGCCCAGACCACCGCCGCGGCGGCCGCGATGAGGAACGGCAGCAACAACACCGCGTACGAGTGCCGCACCATGAGCAGCAGGCCGAACCCGACCAGCGCCACCGCGCACACGACCCACCACGCGGGCTTGAGCGAACGCAGGTACGCGAAGGTCTTGTCCCCCTGACGATTGTCGTGCCACGACCGCACCGACTCCCGCGCCCGCACCACCTCGGGCAGCTCCAGCACTGCCGAAATGCCGCGGTTGAACAGGAACAGCAGGCTCACCACGAACACCGGCGCCAGGAGCAGCAGCCCCAGCAACACGTCCGGGTCCAGGCTCACCGCCGCCGCGAACGCGAACAACGCGAGCCCCGCGGCGCAGAACACCAAGCCCCACAAGGCAAAGCGCGCCCCGAACAGACCTGGGGTCTTCGCCGGCGCCAGCACGGCCGCGACTCCTTCGGCCCCCGCGGGCGCCGCCGGATAACCCCCGGACGCTCGCAGCTCGGCCGCGTAGCTCTCCGGCGAGCCGAGCCGTTCGATGAGCTGCTCGACGCGCGCGTCGGCCCCCAGCTCGGTTTCCATCTCGGCCAGGTGCGGCCGGACGTCCTCCAGGATCTCCTCGATCTCCCCCGCGGGCAGATCGGCGAGCGCGGTGCGGACCCTCGCCAGGTACACGCGCACCGCGGTGGGCTTCTCGGTACTCATGCTGCCTCTCCCAGTAGACCGTTCATCGTCGACGCGAAACTCGCCCACGTCTTCCCCGACTCCTGCAGCCGCGCTCTCCCCGGCTCGTTCAGGCTGTAGTACTTGCGGTGCGGGCCCTCTTCGCTCGGCACGACGTACGACGTCAGCAACCCGGCCTTGTACAGCCGGCGCAACGTGCCGTAGACGGAAGCGTCCCCCACTTCCTCCAGGCCGGCCACGCGAAGTCTTCGGAGCACGTCGTAGCCGTACCCATCGTCTTCGCGAAGCACGGCCAGCACCGCCAGGTCCAGCACTCCCTTGAGCAGCTGACTGATCTCCACGGCACCCTCCAGTCTTGCGCTTGGAACGGTACCACGCATTGCGCAGTAGTGTGCACGGCGGACGGCCATTCGGCGGAAACCGTCCGCGCGGGGAGGTGAAGATCAGGCCGGAACGCCCAGCTCACGCCGAGTTTCGCGCCGCACGTCGGCCACCAGAGCCGAGCGCCGCCACGCGCGTGTCACCTCGACGAGCCACGCGGCTTCCGCACTCACGTCGGCGGCCACGGCCCGGCTCACGGGCGCGTCGGCGTCGTCGGGCTGGAACCGGTGGTCGGCTTCGCGCGCGACGAGGGCCGCGGCGAGCGTGGCGGCGTCGACGGTCGCGGCCACCCGGCGCGGCGGCACACCGTCGCGGCGGGCGCGATCCACCACGCGTGCAGGCAAGTCCGGGTCGAAGTACGGCCGCAGCGCGAGGTGCCCGTCGCGGATCTCGATCACGCGCCGGTACAGCGCGAACTCGGCCCCGCGCCCGAGCCCGCTCGCCGGATCCAGGGCGATGCCCGGCACGGCGTCGCACAGCACCGTCCACAGTGGCTCGATCCGGCGGTAGCCGCGGTAGGCGCGCAGCCACCGGAACGGCGTAGCGAGCGACGGTCCCCACACCGACAACGTCGACCCTGCCGCCGCGAGCACCACACACGCCGCTCCCAGCACCGTGGCCGGCAGGTCCTCCGTCGCCTCCACGCGGCCATTCGCGATGAGGGCGGCCACGTCGTCGAGGTCCCACAGCGTCCACGCCACCGCGGCCACCACTCCGGCGAAGATCAGCCACAGCCCTGTGCGAAGCGAACCCGCGCGGGCGCGCGTGGCGAAGCGCGCGAAGAACACCGCGACGAGCGTCAGGCTCAGCACCCCGTACACGACGAACACCAGCTCGTACGCGACCAGAAACGGTCGCCGCTGGGCGGCGACGACCGTCTCGTCGCCCGCGCGATCGGGGCCCGCCAGGGTGAACAGCACGATCTCCACCACGATCACGAACCACGACAGCACCGCGTGCCGGCCCAGGCGCGCGTCGGCGCCGAAGCGCATCGAGCGCGTGAACGCGACCGTGAACCCGATCGCGCCGAACTTGGCGAGGTCGCCGGCCAGCGGCGCGTACTCGGCGTACCAGCGGTGGTGGCCGGCCAACACGTCCATCGCCGGCATGCCGTCGGTGATGCCGAGCGCGATGCAGATGCCGAACCCGGCGAGGAACCACAGCGTGCGTGCCGGCTGGTCGCGCCCGGCCTCGAGCAGCTTCACGCCGAAGCCGGCGAACCCGAGCACGCAGGCCAGGTACGCCAGCGTCTCGGTCACGGGTTCCGGCGGCGCGGGCGGCCGCCGAACATGTCGTCCATGCGGGCCATACCGCTGTCCGGTTCCGGCCGTGGTGCCTGCACCTTCGCCACCCGCTGGGCGAGCAGCG
The sequence above is a segment of the Amycolatopsis sp. 2-15 genome. Coding sequences within it:
- a CDS encoding MAB_1171c family putative transporter; the encoded protein is MTETLAYLACVLGFAGFGVKLLEAGRDQPARTLWFLAGFGICIALGITDGMPAMDVLAGHHRWYAEYAPLAGDLAKFGAIGFTVAFTRSMRFGADARLGRHAVLSWFVIVVEIVLFTLAGPDRAGDETVVAAQRRPFLVAYELVFVVYGVLSLTLVAVFFARFATRARAGSLRTGLWLIFAGVVAAVAWTLWDLDDVAALIANGRVEATEDLPATVLGAACVVLAAAGSTLSVWGPSLATPFRWLRAYRGYRRIEPLWTVLCDAVPGIALDPASGLGRGAEFALYRRVIEIRDGHLALRPYFDPDLPARVVDRARRDGVPPRRVAATVDAATLAAALVAREADHRFQPDDADAPVSRAVAADVSAEAAWLVEVTRAWRRSALVADVRRETRRELGVPA
- a CDS encoding DddA-like double-stranded DNA deaminase toxin, whose product is MSVEELVQSVAAVVGKIATARKHLLRARQSVEEAGQALTQARQGSHAREVGQALRVLSQSGQGIATADQLAGLASAKLEGYVARLAEAGVGASGGVADRSAGAPSPQPQPGGRGWREGLVEKLRQELPPPVVPRTGQKTVGRWFAPGKTGTALMSGHDDRAGRVNEILKDAGCPKRPLTAAADVELKLAAEMRDDGIMDATLVINNTPCTGKTSCDGLLGIVLPEGSTLTVYGTDGFMKVYEGGAKWQS
- a CDS encoding PadR family transcriptional regulator, whose amino-acid sequence is MEISQLLKGVLDLAVLAVLREDDGYGYDVLRRLRVAGLEEVGDASVYGTLRRLYKAGLLTSYVVPSEEGPHRKYYSLNEPGRARLQESGKTWASFASTMNGLLGEAA
- a CDS encoding DUF1700 domain-containing protein, translating into MSTEKPTAVRVYLARVRTALADLPAGEIEEILEDVRPHLAEMETELGADARVEQLIERLGSPESYAAELRASGGYPAAPAGAEGVAAVLAPAKTPGLFGARFALWGLVFCAAGLALFAFAAAVSLDPDVLLGLLLLAPVFVVSLLFLFNRGISAVLELPEVVRARESVRSWHDNRQGDKTFAYLRSLKPAWWVVCAVALVGFGLLLMVRHSYAVLLLPFLIAAAAAVVWAGPKTANDRRLLWIAVPVSAFVIGGAFGGFGAAIDLITHRTYYPDTTSYSSPSTDTYGNQQLRYGNEDVDNVYAFDASGKPLTDVYLYDDQGRPLTVTRYGCEQDTGTRSKVGEDNRFPRPHLVQGVQDGNGNRDGYNGYLGYCHEEAGVPFAAAIPKPVTPSSAPSSAPAKPTSSAPAKPTSPTSPAPPTR